From Candidatus Neomarinimicrobiota bacterium, the proteins below share one genomic window:
- the proC gene encoding pyrroline-5-carboxylate reductase produces MKETQIVIIGAGNIGTAMARGFVRSGLVKAKDITLTRRHIAVLEPYAKEGYRITADNLSAVQSGNIIILAVEPQQAEPVMKCIAPVLNPAKHIFLSVVSGLPIPDMQALLPENLPLVRVMPNTAISIRESMTCLAAVNRQVPALKTAETLFNTLGQTLIIDEEQMSAATALGACGIAFFLRAIRAASQGGIEVGFHAGDALKIAAQTAKGAASLIQTSGNHPEQEIDKVTTPLGCTIAGLNQMEHEGFSSAMIKGIRLSAEKASGLYKTPDKHSPKNRTE; encoded by the coding sequence ATGAAAGAGACACAGATCGTCATTATCGGAGCGGGAAATATCGGGACGGCCATGGCCCGCGGATTTGTCCGCTCCGGCCTGGTAAAAGCAAAGGACATCACATTAACCCGCCGTCATATCGCGGTACTTGAACCCTATGCAAAGGAAGGGTATCGCATTACAGCGGACAATCTGTCTGCCGTTCAATCCGGAAACATTATTATTCTTGCCGTGGAACCCCAGCAGGCGGAACCTGTTATGAAATGCATAGCACCAGTTCTTAACCCGGCAAAACATATCTTTTTATCGGTGGTTTCAGGGTTGCCCATCCCGGATATGCAGGCCTTGCTGCCTGAAAACCTGCCACTGGTCCGGGTCATGCCTAATACAGCCATTTCCATTCGGGAATCCATGACCTGTCTGGCAGCGGTCAACCGTCAGGTGCCGGCTTTGAAAACTGCCGAGACCCTTTTTAACACCCTGGGACAAACCCTCATCATTGATGAAGAGCAGATGAGTGCTGCCACAGCCCTGGGTGCCTGTGGCATTGCTTTCTTTCTCAGGGCTATCAGGGCTGCTTCCCAGGGAGGTATCGAAGTGGGATTTCATGCCGGTGATGCTTTGAAAATTGCAGCCCAGACGGCAAAAGGAGCTGCCTCGTTGATTCAAACATCCGGAAACCATCCCGAACAGGAAATCGATAAAGTTACGACACCTCTGGGATGCACCATCGCCGGCCTGAATCAAATGGAACATGAAGGATTCAGCTCTGCCATGATCAAGGGAATCAGACTATCTGCTGAAAAGGCTTCCGGACTCTATAAAACACCGGATAAACATTCACCAAAAAACAGGACAGAATAG
- the cimA gene encoding citramalate synthase, which yields MNVTLFDTTLRDGSQSENISFSVEDKLHIAHKLDEFGIHYIEGGWPGSNPKDMLFFQKVREEKFRHARIVAFGSTKHARNSVEKDPNIKALLDAQTQAVSVFGKTWIYHVEQALRVTRKQNLDMIRESVAYLKKHGREVIFDAEHFFDGFKDNADYAMACLKAAESAGADVLVLCDTNGGTLTHDLAGIVKSVHKAVKSPLGIHAHNDSDLAVANSIAAVMNGVVHVQGTINGYGERCGNANLCSIIPNLQLKAGYRCIPDENISKLTAISHYVSEISNLILNNTTPFTGKSAFAHKGGIHVSAVMRKPDSYEHIQPEKVGNKRRVLISDLAGKSNILFKSSELGLDLASDKERIPEIIKQLKEMEHEGYEFEAAESSLELLIKRMKQEYPNFFTLQGFRILNEKDENNEIRSEATVRAVVDGQEEHTAAEGVGPVNALDKALRKALIKFYPEIEEMKLTDYKVRVINARAATSAKVRVLIESSTNGKTWSTVGVSENIIEASWQALTDSISYFLMKRHQHKPLETS from the coding sequence ATGAATGTCACCTTGTTTGACACAACCCTTCGGGATGGATCCCAAAGTGAAAATATCTCCTTTTCTGTGGAGGATAAACTCCATATTGCCCACAAACTGGATGAATTTGGGATCCATTACATCGAAGGAGGATGGCCCGGCTCAAATCCCAAGGATATGCTTTTTTTTCAGAAGGTCCGGGAGGAAAAGTTCCGGCATGCCCGCATCGTAGCCTTTGGTTCCACCAAGCATGCCCGGAATTCTGTTGAAAAGGATCCAAATATCAAAGCCTTGCTGGACGCACAAACGCAGGCTGTTTCCGTATTTGGGAAAACCTGGATTTACCATGTTGAGCAGGCATTACGCGTCACCCGGAAACAGAATCTGGACATGATCCGGGAGAGTGTAGCTTACTTGAAAAAACACGGCCGGGAGGTTATCTTCGATGCCGAGCACTTTTTTGACGGATTCAAAGACAATGCCGATTATGCCATGGCCTGTCTGAAAGCTGCAGAATCGGCCGGTGCCGATGTCCTGGTACTATGCGACACAAACGGTGGAACCCTGACCCATGATCTTGCCGGGATTGTAAAATCTGTACATAAGGCTGTAAAATCCCCCCTTGGGATCCATGCCCACAACGATTCAGATCTGGCAGTGGCCAACAGTATTGCGGCAGTCATGAACGGAGTAGTCCATGTTCAGGGGACCATCAATGGTTACGGAGAGCGCTGTGGCAATGCCAATTTATGCAGCATCATCCCCAATCTTCAGCTCAAGGCAGGATATCGTTGTATCCCCGATGAAAATATCTCCAAACTGACGGCAATTTCCCATTATGTGAGTGAAATCTCCAACCTGATCCTGAATAACACCACCCCTTTTACCGGCAAAAGTGCCTTTGCCCATAAGGGAGGAATTCATGTAAGTGCCGTCATGAGAAAACCTGATTCATACGAACATATCCAGCCGGAAAAGGTGGGGAACAAACGGCGTGTGCTCATTTCGGATCTGGCTGGAAAAAGCAATATTCTGTTTAAAAGTTCCGAATTGGGCCTGGATCTGGCTTCAGACAAAGAACGGATTCCTGAGATTATCAAACAGTTGAAAGAGATGGAACACGAAGGATATGAATTCGAAGCCGCCGAGAGTTCCCTGGAACTGTTGATCAAGCGGATGAAGCAGGAATATCCAAACTTTTTTACCCTTCAGGGATTCCGGATACTGAATGAAAAGGACGAAAACAATGAAATCCGGTCGGAAGCTACAGTCCGGGCTGTTGTAGACGGACAGGAAGAGCATACAGCGGCAGAAGGTGTAGGACCGGTGAATGCCCTGGACAAGGCTTTAAGGAAAGCCCTGATCAAATTTTATCCGGAAATCGAAGAGATGAAACTCACCGATTACAAGGTTCGTGTGATTAATGCCCGGGCTGCCACATCGGCAAAAGTCCGGGTGTTGATCGAATCTTCCACCAATGGAAAAACCTGGAGTACGGTCGGTGTATCGGAAAACATCATCGAAGCAAGCTGGCAGGCTCTTACAGACAGTATATCTTACTTTTTAATGAAACGACATCAACATAAACCTTTGGAGACATCATGA
- the leuB gene encoding 3-isopropylmalate dehydrogenase — MTKTYQIAVLPGDGIGPEVMAEALKVLKAVSRKENVAFRTQEALVGGAAWDHYHSHLPEETLTICRESDAILFGSVGGPVREQNTPKWQGVEVHSLLGLRKAFGLFANLRPARLFPALAFASPLRQDVAREGFDILVVRELTGGIYFGQPKGRTGTGEEEKAFDTMVYSRCEIRRIAQVAFEIARKRRQKVTSIDKANVLTTMVFWRQVVEEVAADYPDVTYEPMYVDNAAMQMVKNPQQFDVLLCGNMFGDILSDEAAMLTGSLGMLPSASFAGSGFGMYEPGGGSAQDIAGQHIANPIAQILSTAMMLRYSLNMEKPARDIEKAVEKVLAEGHRTADIAGREDTPVSTGTMGDLITTAYKQL, encoded by the coding sequence ATGACAAAAACTTATCAAATCGCTGTGTTACCCGGCGACGGGATCGGACCGGAAGTCATGGCGGAAGCATTAAAAGTACTTAAAGCCGTCAGCAGGAAAGAAAATGTGGCATTCCGGACCCAGGAAGCATTGGTGGGGGGTGCCGCCTGGGATCATTATCACAGTCACCTTCCAGAAGAAACACTGACAATCTGCAGGGAATCTGATGCGATTCTGTTCGGTTCTGTCGGCGGACCTGTCCGTGAACAAAACACTCCCAAATGGCAGGGTGTAGAGGTTCATTCCCTTTTAGGACTTCGAAAGGCATTTGGACTTTTTGCAAACCTCCGGCCTGCCAGGTTGTTTCCGGCACTGGCTTTTGCTTCACCCCTGCGACAGGATGTAGCCCGGGAGGGATTTGATATCCTGGTTGTCCGTGAACTGACCGGTGGTATTTATTTTGGCCAGCCAAAAGGACGAACCGGTACCGGAGAAGAAGAAAAAGCCTTTGATACCATGGTTTACAGCCGGTGTGAAATCCGGAGGATAGCACAGGTCGCCTTTGAAATCGCACGAAAGCGCCGACAAAAGGTCACGTCCATTGATAAGGCTAATGTTTTGACAACAATGGTCTTTTGGCGCCAGGTTGTGGAGGAAGTAGCAGCAGACTATCCCGATGTGACGTATGAACCCATGTATGTAGACAATGCCGCCATGCAAATGGTTAAAAACCCACAACAATTTGATGTGTTACTATGCGGAAATATGTTTGGGGATATTTTGTCGGATGAAGCAGCCATGCTGACGGGGAGTCTGGGTATGCTGCCCAGTGCCAGTTTTGCCGGATCCGGTTTCGGTATGTATGAACCGGGAGGTGGCTCCGCACAGGATATCGCCGGGCAACATATCGCCAACCCAATTGCCCAGATTTTGAGTACCGCTATGATGTTGAGATATTCACTTAATATGGAAAAACCGGCACGTGACATAGAAAAAGCCGTGGAAAAAGTCCTCGCTGAAGGTCACAGAACTGCCGATATTGCCGGAAGAGAAGACACCCCCGTTTCAACGGGAACCATGGGGGATCTGATCACAACGGCCTATAAACAATTATAA
- the ilvB gene encoding biosynthetic-type acetolactate synthase large subunit yields the protein MKGAEIVIDALKKEGVNTVFGYPGGVMIPIFDVLYSTPEIRFLLTRHEQGAVHAADGYARSTGKVGVCMVTSGPGATNTITGIATAKMDSIPLVILSGQVHTNSIGTDAFQETDMVGLTRSICKHNYLIKDVNDLAKTIKEAFYIARSGRPGPVSIDLPVNVLNSKVKNYVYPENIHLPGYKPVIQGNPMQIEKLARAIERAKKPLLYTGGGIISSGATEVLHGLLDKTQIPIVVTLMGLGSIPYDHPCFLGMPGMHGTIAANKALTECDLLIAVGVRFDDRVTGPLHTFAQQATIAHIDIDAAEIGKNVKTHLPIVGDAAHVLTELTERVKPRLKDAWNDRTEYWKEKFPTRYEQKDQGTVIPQYVIDALNQVIDPEAIVVTDVGQHQMWTALYHHFRKPRHFLSSGGLGTMGFGLPAAMGAALGNPDKQVVCITGDGGLQMNIQELATCAINRFPVKIIVINNAYLGMVRQWQDLFWNKKYSQVCLKRGPDCPQECRGLDEHCPPDYIPDFVKVAEANSVKGLRAAKPGEVLPTLKKGLQHTGPVLMEFLVSREENVYPMVSAGKPLTDILTGEE from the coding sequence ATGAAAGGCGCTGAAATCGTCATAGACGCCCTGAAGAAAGAAGGGGTGAATACCGTATTCGGTTATCCGGGGGGTGTGATGATACCCATTTTTGATGTTCTCTATTCAACGCCGGAAATCCGTTTCCTTTTGACCCGGCACGAACAGGGAGCAGTCCATGCGGCAGATGGCTATGCCCGTTCTACCGGAAAAGTAGGTGTCTGCATGGTCACATCCGGCCCCGGTGCAACCAATACCATCACCGGCATTGCCACAGCCAAAATGGATTCCATCCCCCTGGTCATCCTGAGCGGACAGGTCCATACGAATAGTATCGGAACCGATGCATTCCAGGAGACGGATATGGTTGGGTTAACCCGTTCCATCTGTAAACACAATTACCTGATTAAAGATGTGAATGATCTGGCCAAAACCATAAAAGAGGCTTTTTATATCGCCCGTTCTGGTCGTCCGGGACCTGTTTCCATTGATCTGCCTGTAAATGTGCTGAATTCCAAAGTGAAAAATTACGTCTATCCAGAAAATATTCATCTGCCGGGTTATAAACCTGTCATTCAGGGAAATCCCATGCAGATTGAAAAACTGGCCCGGGCTATTGAACGGGCAAAAAAACCACTCCTCTATACCGGTGGCGGGATCATCAGTTCCGGTGCCACTGAAGTCCTTCATGGATTGCTGGATAAAACACAAATTCCCATTGTTGTCACGCTGATGGGACTGGGCAGTATCCCTTATGATCATCCCTGTTTCCTGGGAATGCCCGGTATGCATGGGACCATTGCTGCCAATAAAGCACTTACCGAATGTGACCTGCTCATTGCGGTAGGTGTCCGTTTTGACGACCGGGTAACCGGTCCCCTCCATACCTTTGCACAACAGGCTACAATTGCCCATATCGATATCGATGCTGCAGAAATCGGAAAAAACGTAAAAACCCATCTGCCCATTGTCGGCGATGCTGCCCATGTACTGACAGAATTGACTGAACGGGTTAAACCCCGTTTGAAGGATGCCTGGAATGATCGAACCGAATACTGGAAGGAAAAATTTCCCACACGGTATGAGCAAAAAGATCAGGGGACAGTAATCCCCCAGTATGTCATCGATGCACTGAATCAGGTAATTGATCCCGAAGCGATTGTCGTGACGGATGTGGGACAACATCAGATGTGGACCGCCCTGTATCACCACTTCCGGAAACCCCGGCATTTTCTCAGTTCAGGCGGCCTTGGAACCATGGGATTCGGACTTCCGGCAGCCATGGGGGCAGCTCTGGGAAATCCGGATAAACAGGTTGTCTGCATCACCGGTGACGGAGGTCTTCAAATGAATATTCAGGAGCTGGCCACCTGTGCCATCAACCGTTTCCCGGTGAAAATTATTGTCATTAATAACGCCTATCTGGGGATGGTCCGGCAATGGCAGGATCTCTTCTGGAATAAAAAATATTCACAGGTCTGTCTGAAACGGGGACCGGATTGTCCACAAGAATGCCGGGGGCTGGATGAGCATTGTCCACCGGATTATATTCCGGACTTTGTGAAAGTGGCTGAAGCCAACAGTGTAAAAGGTCTGAGAGCTGCCAAACCGGGTGAAGTTCTCCCGACTCTGAAAAAAGGACTTCAACATACCGGACCGGTTCTCATGGAATTTTTGGTGAGCAGGGAGGAAAACGTCTATCCCATGGTCTCAGCCGGAAAACCCCTTACGGATATCCTGACAGGAGAAGAATGA
- the leuC_1 gene encoding 3-isopropylmalate dehydratase large subunit: MGSTITEKILAAHSGRETVRPGELINAEIDVIMCHDVTTTPAIDLLKAHGNLHVAYPERVVIMPDHFVPNKDIKSAEMVAKIRRWAKEEKIEKFYEIGRHGVCHALLPEQGHVRPGTTIICGDSHTSTHGALGAFATGIGSTDLAAALATGELWFKVPETILFKINGTLQKGVFAKDVILEIIRRIGVDGALYKAMEFTGNVVEEFSVESRMTLCNMAIEAGAKSGIINPDDKTLDYVQSRSNEIFDVYTSDPDAEYSDVIDIDVSDLEPMVALPHLPSNGKPVSQIGNIPIDQAWLGSCTNGRIEDLRKAAAEIKGKKVAQGVRMIVVPATSDIWKQANREGLLDIFMEAGATVSAPTCGACLGGHMGILAAGERCISSTNRNFVGRMGSPESEVYLASPATVAASAIAGKIVNPNAYRQD, from the coding sequence GTGGGATCAACTATTACTGAAAAAATACTGGCGGCCCACAGCGGCCGTGAAACCGTCCGGCCGGGTGAACTGATAAACGCCGAAATCGACGTCATCATGTGTCATGACGTCACAACCACACCGGCCATTGACCTGTTAAAAGCCCATGGAAATCTTCATGTAGCCTATCCGGAGCGCGTAGTGATCATGCCGGACCATTTCGTACCGAACAAAGATATTAAATCTGCTGAAATGGTGGCAAAAATCCGCCGTTGGGCCAAAGAAGAGAAGATTGAAAAATTTTACGAAATCGGTCGCCATGGTGTATGTCATGCCCTGTTACCGGAACAGGGACATGTACGCCCTGGGACGACCATCATTTGCGGGGACAGTCACACATCCACCCATGGAGCATTGGGTGCCTTTGCGACGGGAATCGGCAGTACCGATCTGGCTGCAGCTTTGGCAACCGGCGAACTCTGGTTCAAGGTTCCCGAAACCATTCTTTTTAAAATCAACGGAACCCTTCAGAAGGGAGTTTTTGCCAAAGATGTAATTCTGGAAATCATCCGGCGCATTGGTGTGGACGGAGCCTTGTACAAAGCTATGGAATTCACCGGAAATGTAGTGGAAGAATTTTCTGTTGAATCCCGCATGACTCTGTGTAACATGGCCATTGAGGCCGGTGCCAAATCCGGCATCATCAACCCGGATGACAAAACACTGGATTATGTGCAGTCCCGTTCAAACGAGATTTTCGATGTCTACACCAGCGATCCGGACGCAGAATACAGTGATGTCATTGACATTGACGTATCGGATTTGGAACCGATGGTAGCCCTTCCCCACCTCCCCTCCAACGGCAAGCCTGTATCGCAGATCGGAAACATTCCCATTGATCAGGCCTGGCTGGGTAGCTGTACAAACGGACGAATTGAAGACCTGCGGAAAGCGGCAGCTGAAATCAAAGGCAAAAAAGTGGCCCAGGGTGTGCGGATGATTGTTGTTCCGGCCACATCAGATATTTGGAAACAGGCCAACCGGGAAGGGTTGCTGGATATATTCATGGAAGCCGGAGCCACAGTTTCTGCTCCCACCTGTGGTGCGTGTCTGGGCGGACACATGGGGATTCTGGCAGCCGGTGAACGGTGTATCAGCAGTACAAACCGGAATTTTGTCGGCCGTATGGGAAGCCCGGAATCGGAAGTTTACCTGGCCAGCCCCGCCACCGTTGCCGCATCCGCCATCGCAGGAAAAATCGTAAACCCCAATGCATACAGACAGGATTGA
- a CDS encoding 2-isopropylmalate synthase, whose translation MSKRRIILFDTTLRDGEQSPGASLTVNEKLVIAHQLARLGVDVIEAGFPIASEGDFEAVKQVAQNIKGPSVCGLARANQADIDRCWEAVKYAEKPRIHTFIATSKVHREDKLKKSPEEIIEITRNAVKRAKGYCDDVEFSPEDAARTSLDYMCDVVRAAIEAGATTINIPDTVGYAEPKEFGDRIRYLFKHVPEAKNVIISVHCHNDLGNAVANSLAAVEAGATQVEGCINGIGERAGNASLEEIIMNLITRRDYFNVDVAVNTREIYKTSRLLANLTGLEIQRNKPIVGANVFAHEAGIHQHGVLQNRETYEIMKAEDVGWTGENLVIGKHSGKHAVTALLSEEGFQLSDHQIRQITEKVKDLADKQKMVERDDVIAIARDVTNQLSEEEQYVKIEEFAVFTGSNMTPTASVKLRVYGDQKTASGTGDGPVDAVSNAIWNVIDPSLKLVEYNLKAITGGTDALADVSIKLSDESDNIYIARALDEDVIKASVKAIIKGINKALNYKERTLQNS comes from the coding sequence ATGAGCAAGCGACGTATTATTCTTTTCGACACAACTCTCCGGGATGGCGAACAGAGTCCCGGAGCATCCCTTACGGTCAACGAAAAACTGGTGATCGCCCATCAGCTGGCCCGTTTGGGAGTGGATGTGATTGAAGCCGGTTTTCCCATCGCCTCCGAAGGGGATTTTGAAGCGGTAAAACAGGTCGCCCAAAACATTAAGGGACCCTCAGTATGTGGCTTGGCCCGGGCGAATCAGGCAGATATTGACCGGTGTTGGGAAGCGGTAAAATATGCTGAAAAACCCCGCATCCACACATTTATCGCCACATCAAAGGTCCATCGTGAAGACAAGCTGAAAAAGAGTCCGGAAGAAATTATCGAAATCACCCGGAATGCTGTAAAGAGGGCGAAAGGGTACTGTGATGATGTGGAATTTTCTCCGGAAGATGCCGCACGAACCAGTCTGGATTATATGTGTGATGTTGTTCGGGCTGCCATTGAGGCCGGTGCCACCACCATCAATATCCCCGATACGGTAGGATATGCCGAACCAAAGGAATTCGGAGACCGGATACGCTATCTGTTTAAACACGTGCCCGAAGCAAAAAATGTGATCATCAGCGTTCACTGTCATAACGATCTGGGAAATGCCGTGGCAAACTCCCTGGCAGCAGTCGAGGCCGGAGCAACCCAGGTTGAAGGCTGTATCAACGGCATTGGTGAACGGGCAGGGAATGCGTCTTTGGAAGAAATCATCATGAATCTGATAACCCGCCGGGATTATTTCAATGTAGACGTGGCCGTAAACACCCGGGAAATATATAAAACAAGCCGGCTTCTGGCCAATCTGACAGGACTTGAAATTCAGCGGAACAAACCTATTGTAGGAGCCAACGTGTTTGCCCATGAAGCCGGGATACATCAGCATGGTGTATTGCAAAACCGCGAAACCTATGAAATCATGAAAGCGGAAGATGTGGGCTGGACAGGCGAAAACCTGGTGATCGGCAAACATTCAGGTAAACATGCCGTCACAGCCCTTCTGTCTGAAGAAGGGTTCCAGCTTTCGGATCATCAAATCCGGCAAATAACGGAAAAAGTAAAAGACCTGGCAGATAAACAAAAAATGGTGGAACGGGATGATGTGATTGCCATTGCCCGGGATGTGACCAACCAGCTCTCTGAAGAAGAACAATATGTCAAGATCGAGGAATTTGCCGTCTTTACCGGGTCCAATATGACACCCACCGCTTCGGTTAAACTGAGAGTTTACGGTGATCAGAAAACAGCTTCGGGAACCGGTGACGGTCCGGTGGATGCTGTAAGTAACGCCATCTGGAATGTCATTGATCCCTCTTTGAAGCTGGTGGAATATAACCTGAAGGCCATCACCGGGGGGACCGATGCCCTGGCGGATGTCTCCATCAAGCTTTCTGACGAGTCAGACAACATATACATTGCCCGGGCACTGGATGAAGATGTGATCAAAGCCAGTGTGAAAGCCATCATCAAGGGGATTAACAAAGCACTGAACTATAAAGAACGAACCCTTCAAAACAGTTGA
- the ilvN gene encoding acetolactate synthase small subunit codes for MVEKHTIIITVTNSPGVLARISGLLFQRGYNIESAIGAPTEDPDIYKVILVVQESDEHIEQIVKQLNKLIGTIRVVDISHKDNYIVREYIILKLEVQQKNRTDLLELARHFNAHAIDIETDHIIMELSGNPRKIDRFIELVRPFGIKEYVRSGEFAMSEYQKSKKGEKNGD; via the coding sequence ATGGTGGAAAAACATACGATTATTATCACAGTCACAAACAGTCCAGGTGTGCTTGCCCGCATATCCGGACTCCTTTTTCAGCGGGGTTATAACATAGAAAGCGCCATTGGCGCACCCACCGAAGACCCTGACATTTACAAAGTCATCCTGGTGGTTCAGGAAAGCGATGAACACATTGAACAGATTGTCAAGCAGCTGAATAAACTTATCGGCACCATCCGGGTGGTGGACATATCCCATAAAGACAATTACATCGTCCGGGAATACATCATTTTAAAACTGGAAGTGCAGCAAAAAAACCGGACAGACCTCCTGGAACTGGCTCGTCACTTTAATGCCCATGCCATTGATATCGAAACGGATCATATCATCATGGAGCTCTCGGGAAATCCCCGGAAAATTGACCGTTTTATCGAGCTTGTCCGTCCCTTCGGCATCAAGGAATATGTCCGGAGTGGCGAATTTGCCATGTCTGAATATCAAAAATCAAAAAAAGGAGAAAAAAATGGCGATTAA
- the ilvC gene encoding ketol-acid reductoisomerase: MAIKMYYDKDIDTQILKQKTVAVIGYGSQGHAQAQNLRESGFKVIVSDVEGSDNYKLALKHGFKPRSAEKASAEADIVQILLPDEIQKKVYHESIEKNMTAGKALVFSHGFNIHFNQIVPPENVDVYMVAPKGPGHLVRSQFEAGAGVPSLIAIYQDATGQAKSLALAHASGIGAGRAGIIETTFKEETETDLFGEQAVLCGGVTELIKSGFQTLVDAGYQPEIAYFECLHEMKLIVDLFYRGGISGMYYSVSDTAEYGGMTRGPRLIDATVQHKMKEILREVQDGTFAEEWIHENQTGRKVLTEKRREHAELLIEKTGKKLRNMMAWLQKDA; the protein is encoded by the coding sequence ATGGCGATTAAAATGTATTACGACAAGGATATTGATACACAGATCCTGAAGCAAAAAACCGTAGCTGTCATCGGGTATGGAAGTCAGGGACACGCCCAGGCACAGAATCTTCGGGAAAGCGGTTTTAAGGTGATTGTATCGGACGTTGAAGGGTCTGACAACTACAAACTTGCCCTGAAACATGGTTTCAAACCAAGATCCGCCGAAAAGGCCAGTGCAGAAGCTGATATTGTGCAGATACTTTTACCGGATGAAATCCAAAAGAAGGTCTATCATGAGTCTATTGAAAAAAATATGACAGCCGGAAAAGCATTGGTGTTTTCCCATGGTTTCAACATTCATTTCAATCAGATTGTCCCACCGGAAAATGTGGATGTGTATATGGTGGCACCTAAGGGACCTGGTCATTTAGTCCGCTCCCAATTTGAAGCCGGTGCCGGTGTACCTTCCCTGATTGCCATCTATCAGGATGCCACGGGACAGGCGAAAAGTCTGGCTTTGGCCCATGCAAGTGGTATTGGTGCCGGCCGGGCGGGTATCATTGAAACGACTTTTAAAGAAGAAACAGAAACCGATCTCTTTGGTGAACAGGCTGTCCTTTGCGGTGGCGTTACCGAACTGATCAAAAGCGGTTTTCAAACCCTGGTGGATGCCGGTTACCAGCCTGAAATCGCCTATTTTGAATGCCTGCACGAAATGAAACTGATTGTGGACCTTTTTTATCGGGGTGGTATCAGTGGGATGTATTACTCTGTAAGTGACACGGCGGAATACGGCGGCATGACCCGTGGACCACGTCTGATTGATGCAACGGTTCAGCATAAAATGAAAGAGATCCTCCGGGAGGTCCAGGATGGAACTTTTGCTGAAGAATGGATTCATGAAAACCAGACAGGCCGGAAAGTTTTAACAGAAAAACGCCGGGAACATGCCGAATTGCTCATCGAAAAGACCGGGAAAAAACTGCGAAACATGATGGCCTGGTTACAAAAGGACGCATAG